A genome region from Dolichospermum compactum NIES-806 includes the following:
- a CDS encoding glucose-1-phosphate adenylyltransferase, translating to MKKVLAIILGGGAGTRLYPLTKLRAKPAVPVAGKYRLIDIPVSNCINSEIFKIYVLTQFNSASLNRHIARAYNFSGFSDGFVEVLAAQQTPENPNWFQGTADAVRQYIWMLQEWDVEEFLILSGDHLYRMDYRQFIQRHRDTNADITLSVIPMDDRRASDFGLMKINDSGRVIDFSEKPKGEALAQMRVDTTILGLTKEQAALQPYIASMGIYVFKKDVLIKLLKESLERTDFGKEIIPDAAKDHNVQAFLFDDYWEDIGTIESFYEANLALTKQPLPPFSFYDEAAPIYTRARYLPPSKLLNCQITESMIGDGCILKDCRIQHSVLGVRSRIESGSVIEETLIMGADYYQPSVERQCSLEQDDVPVGIGTDTIIRRAIIDKNARIGNNVKIINKDNIQEAEREKQGFYIRSGIVVVLKNALIPDGTII from the coding sequence GTGAAAAAAGTTTTAGCAATTATTCTGGGTGGGGGTGCGGGTACCCGGCTTTATCCGTTAACTAAACTCCGCGCCAAACCAGCAGTACCAGTAGCAGGGAAATATCGTCTAATAGATATACCTGTTAGCAACTGCATCAATTCCGAAATATTCAAAATCTACGTCCTGACTCAATTTAACTCAGCCTCTCTGAATCGTCACATCGCCCGTGCTTACAACTTCAGTGGGTTTAGCGATGGGTTTGTGGAAGTGTTAGCAGCACAACAAACACCAGAAAACCCGAACTGGTTCCAAGGTACGGCTGATGCTGTGCGTCAGTACATCTGGATGTTACAAGAGTGGGATGTAGAAGAATTTCTGATTCTTTCCGGTGATCACCTTTACCGCATGGATTACCGACAATTTATCCAGCGTCACAGAGATACCAATGCTGATATTACACTTTCTGTAATTCCTATGGATGATCGTCGCGCCTCAGACTTTGGCTTGATGAAAATTAATGATTCAGGTAGGGTAATTGACTTTAGCGAAAAACCTAAAGGTGAAGCTTTAGCACAAATGCGTGTTGATACCACCATTTTGGGGTTGACAAAGGAACAAGCTGCATTACAGCCATATATCGCCTCAATGGGGATTTATGTCTTTAAAAAAGATGTTTTGATTAAGTTGCTAAAAGAATCTTTAGAACGGACTGATTTTGGTAAGGAAATTATTCCTGACGCAGCCAAGGATCACAACGTCCAAGCTTTCTTATTTGACGACTATTGGGAAGATATTGGGACAATTGAATCTTTTTATGAGGCTAATTTAGCCCTGACTAAGCAACCCCTACCTCCTTTTAGTTTCTACGATGAAGCAGCACCAATTTATACTCGCGCTCGTTACTTACCCCCCTCTAAACTGTTGAATTGCCAAATCACAGAATCCATGATTGGCGACGGTTGTATTTTAAAAGATTGTCGGATTCAACATTCAGTTTTGGGAGTGCGATCGCGGATAGAATCAGGATCGGTAATTGAAGAAACCCTGATCATGGGTGCTGACTATTACCAACCATCTGTAGAAAGACAATGCAGTTTAGAACAAGATGATGTTCCCGTCGGTATTGGCACAGATACCATTATTCGCCGTGCCATTATTGATAAAAATGCCCGCATTGGTAACAATGTGAAAATTATCAATAAAGACAACATCCAAGAAGCAGAAAGAGAAAAGCAAGGCTTTTACATCCGTAGCGGCATTGTCGTTGTTCTCAAAAATGCTTTAATTCCTGATGGTACAATTATTTAG
- a CDS encoding DNA methyltransferase, with protein sequence MFQQLSLFEDKNTHIANCFYRSIEESGFNYQEIDIGDITFKAGQTESVHRWYRLTPSYSPNLVRFFIDIFKISKDDFVVDPFSGRGTTVIECQKHGIKAMGIEINPLLQQVGNKSLLWNIDNTHLINIYLEEIFDTIKKYQTFSLEDVIEIFNTRVPIIHNVFRWWKIHVLKNLIICREIMNQEKYNPISEYIWLSLNKACLDCANIHRNHPTITFDDNHQREIDVYLEISTNLQNIKEDLIKLNQKQILFSNFNSIIVGNSTNNLQNKIINRSIDFVITSPPYPNRYSYVHQTRPQLHFLELLEDISEATEIDLQAIGGTWGRATSILQKDLIIVPDEIKPYLSYYDELKNQNILMCNYATKYFIDLWKHIKCLKQSVSRNFQGVYVVGNSRLSNVEIFTEVILGQLFQHEGFEVEKIISFRKRGGKKRLYETAVCIKN encoded by the coding sequence ATGTTTCAACAACTATCACTATTTGAAGATAAAAATACTCATATTGCTAACTGTTTTTATAGAAGCATTGAGGAATCTGGTTTTAACTATCAAGAAATTGATATAGGTGATATCACATTTAAAGCAGGACAAACAGAGTCAGTACATAGATGGTATCGGCTGACCCCTAGCTATTCGCCAAATTTAGTTCGCTTTTTTATTGATATATTTAAAATTAGTAAAGATGATTTTGTCGTTGATCCATTTAGTGGTAGAGGCACAACAGTTATTGAATGTCAGAAGCATGGAATTAAGGCTATGGGAATTGAGATTAATCCTCTACTTCAGCAAGTGGGAAATAAGTCGTTACTATGGAATATTGATAATACGCATTTAATTAATATTTATCTTGAAGAAATATTTGATACGATTAAAAAATATCAGACATTTTCACTAGAAGATGTTATTGAGATATTCAATACCAGAGTTCCAATTATTCATAATGTCTTTCGTTGGTGGAAAATTCATGTGTTAAAGAATTTGATTATTTGCCGTGAGATAATGAATCAGGAAAAATATAATCCTATTTCTGAATATATCTGGTTGTCTTTGAATAAAGCGTGTTTAGATTGTGCAAATATTCATAGAAATCATCCAACTATTACATTTGATGATAATCATCAGAGGGAGATAGATGTTTATTTGGAAATTAGTACAAATCTCCAGAACATAAAGGAAGATTTGATCAAGCTCAATCAAAAGCAAATATTATTTTCAAATTTTAACTCCATTATAGTCGGTAATTCCACAAACAACTTACAAAATAAGATTATTAATCGTTCTATAGATTTTGTAATTACTTCACCTCCCTATCCAAACCGTTATAGTTATGTTCATCAAACCAGACCTCAATTGCATTTCTTAGAACTATTAGAAGATATTAGTGAAGCTACGGAAATAGATTTACAAGCAATAGGTGGAACATGGGGTAGAGCGACTTCAATTTTACAAAAGGATTTAATTATAGTTCCTGATGAGATTAAGCCATATCTTTCTTACTATGATGAGCTTAAAAATCAAAATATCTTGATGTGTAATTATGCCACCAAATACTTTATTGATTTGTGGAAACATATAAAATGTTTAAAACAGAGCGTATCCAGAAATTTCCAGGGTGTTTATGTTGTGGGTAATTCTAGGCTCTCAAATGTAGAGATATTTACAGAGGTGATTTTGGGGCAGCTTTTTCAACACGAGGGTTTTGAAGTTGAGAAAATAATTTCCTTTAGAAAAAGAGGTGGTAAAAAACGTTTGTATGAAACAGCAGTATGTATTAAAAATTAG
- a CDS encoding type I restriction endonuclease, with translation MINEDELLNIAIGNIRKVSEFNPYKSYDGVNNREEFQQFIANDPAFGSVGLDDERYIIARVGGNLVTSLHRKLGDMYENLFAYLLKESFGLNENELHFSVNIKIGEREQDRSIDGLIRKNKFNQNIPQNWIQHEGIGFEVRSCYQIGDSKRIQADYDTSLALKSYQILPVMLIFCNTSLKSPVLRLSKSWELYEGINSFNLVHTITGFDLYNFLQRNSESLKKEIDNIFSNF, from the coding sequence ATGATAAATGAAGATGAGTTACTGAATATAGCTATAGGAAATATTAGAAAAGTTTCAGAATTTAACCCTTACAAGAGCTATGATGGTGTCAATAACAGAGAAGAATTTCAGCAATTCATAGCTAATGATCCTGCCTTTGGTTCTGTAGGTTTAGATGACGAAAGATACATTATTGCCAGAGTAGGAGGAAATCTTGTAACTTCTTTACATCGCAAACTTGGTGATATGTATGAGAATTTATTTGCCTATTTATTAAAAGAGAGTTTTGGCTTAAATGAGAATGAATTACACTTTAGTGTCAATATTAAAATTGGTGAGCGTGAGCAAGATCGATCCATTGATGGATTAATAAGAAAAAATAAGTTTAACCAAAATATTCCTCAAAATTGGATTCAACATGAAGGAATAGGATTTGAAGTCCGTTCATGCTATCAAATTGGTGACTCTAAAAGAATTCAGGCTGATTATGATACGTCCTTAGCTTTGAAATCATATCAAATTCTCCCTGTAATGTTAATTTTCTGCAATACATCTTTAAAAAGCCCTGTACTTAGATTATCAAAGAGTTGGGAACTCTATGAAGGAATAAACAGTTTTAATTTAGTTCATACTATTACTGGTTTCGATCTTTATAATTTTCTTCAGAGAAATTCAGAATCTTTGAAAAAAGAGATAGATAATATTTTCTCTAATTTTTAA
- a CDS encoding helix-turn-helix domain-containing protein gives MDARMDAFGIRVRYFRKRLKLSQDELAEKSDLHRTYIGAVERGERNISLMNIFRLADALQVTAKDLFDNQIENGENTK, from the coding sequence ATGGATGCTAGAATGGACGCTTTTGGAATCAGAGTTCGCTATTTCAGAAAACGTTTAAAACTTTCCCAAGATGAATTGGCTGAAAAATCTGACTTACATCGTACATACATTGGTGCTGTAGAGCGAGGTGAACGAAATATTAGTTTAATGAATATTTTTCGTTTAGCTGATGCTCTTCAAGTTACAGCTAAAGATTTGTTTGATAATCAAATAGAAAATGGAGAAAACACAAAATGA
- a CDS encoding diguanylate cyclase: MEKIAFNPQDCTILIVDDLIQNIQVLGRTLETQGYSITYALSGKEALQRLQAIQPDLILLDLLMPEMSGLEVCEQIKKNPNYHHIPILFLTASHEEEHLIEAFEKGAADYVTKPFRSTELLARVQTHIQLKRQTRQLQQSENKLNTIVTHIKDGILIVDEAGVVKFANPAAAQMFDRSLSNLINHELGLPIVVGKVAELDIIRSRGIIGRAEITVGKTEWLDQKVSIVSMRDVSERNQIENKLRIALNKQKLLSQKLKKLANTDVLTGIANRRNILAILKKEFQRTQCYKEPFSLLVIDIDHLKFVNDSYGYPIGDQVLKEISQLLVKWLRNEDTVGRLGGEEFMIILPATTLQKAMEIAEHLCEQIRNLEIDTTFQPMKITISIGVTAYQSDDKTDTVILKRADDALCQAKESGRDRAIAISG; this comes from the coding sequence ATGGAAAAAATTGCTTTTAATCCCCAAGATTGTACAATATTAATTGTTGATGACCTGATTCAAAATATTCAAGTTTTAGGAAGAACCCTAGAAACGCAAGGGTATTCTATTACCTATGCTTTAAGTGGAAAAGAAGCTCTCCAACGTCTGCAAGCAATTCAACCAGATTTAATTTTATTAGACTTATTAATGCCAGAAATGAGTGGCTTGGAAGTTTGTGAACAAATTAAGAAAAATCCAAATTATCATCATATCCCAATTTTATTTCTGACTGCTAGTCACGAAGAAGAACATTTAATAGAAGCCTTTGAAAAGGGCGCGGCTGACTATGTAACCAAGCCTTTTCGATCTACAGAATTATTAGCCCGTGTGCAGACACATATTCAACTAAAACGCCAAACTAGACAGTTACAACAAAGTGAAAATAAACTCAATACCATCGTTACTCATATCAAAGATGGAATTTTAATTGTTGATGAAGCAGGAGTTGTAAAATTTGCTAATCCGGCTGCGGCGCAAATGTTTGATAGATCCTTATCCAATTTAATCAATCATGAATTGGGACTACCAATTGTAGTAGGAAAAGTTGCAGAACTTGATATTATTCGTTCTCGAGGAATTATCGGACGGGCAGAAATTACTGTTGGTAAAACTGAATGGTTAGATCAAAAAGTCTCAATTGTTTCTATGAGAGATGTGAGTGAACGCAATCAAATTGAGAATAAATTAAGAATTGCTTTAAACAAACAGAAATTACTAAGTCAGAAATTAAAAAAACTAGCAAATACTGATGTCTTAACTGGAATTGCCAATAGACGCAACATTTTAGCAATTTTGAAAAAAGAATTTCAACGAACTCAATGTTACAAAGAACCTTTTTCACTTTTAGTAATTGATATTGATCACTTGAAATTTGTCAATGATTCCTATGGATATCCCATTGGTGATCAAGTTTTAAAAGAAATATCTCAACTGTTAGTTAAGTGGTTACGCAATGAAGATACAGTAGGGCGTTTGGGAGGTGAGGAATTTATGATCATTTTACCAGCGACAACGTTACAAAAAGCGATGGAAATAGCTGAACATCTATGTGAACAAATTCGTAATTTAGAGATAGATACTACCTTTCAACCCATGAAAATTACTATCAGTATTGGCGTAACTGCCTATCAATCTGATGATAAAACCGACACAGTGATACTAAAACGTGCCGATGATGCTCTTTGTCAAGCTAAAGAGTCTGGACGCGATCGCGCGATCGCCATTTCTGGGTAA
- a CDS encoding chemotaxis protein CheB, with translation MSEETKTHCFVVGIGASAGGLRALEEFFDNMPADSGAAFVVVQHLSPDFKSLMKELLERRTRMIVKRVQSGMQIEPNIVYLITPQNNLVVNDGILELIQQSEPPRQQPNFPIDIFLDSLSRDKGEQAMAVILSGTGSDGTRGIQSISESGGLTFVQSPGTAEFDGMPQSAIATGIVDQVLPPAEMARTIYEIIQMQRQGATQGESLLPELESEKLRAIIQILNQYEKLDFSYYKPSTLSRRIYRRCSLSGHNLLDEYVEYLRTSSEERALLRDDLMIGVTRFFRDSAAWEYLDKEVLPELISPLENGQQLRVWVTACATGEEAYSMAILMDEVINRLGKQLSVKIFATDIDAAALSKAAEGIYPESISIDVSRKRLEKYFTFRNRNFHVSRALREMIIFAPHNLAKNAGFTRMHLISCRNVLIYMQPVLQQHVMRMLHFSLMHKGILLLGAAETPGELIEEFSPLYEKFKIYQKRRNVRLPILNQNLEYITPVVARPSQTRRGTVQFDPALSAAFSAFVRRRQCTCLLVNDDLELFHVVTDMVQIMQVPEGQMTRVIADLVPTTLKLPINTALHRAKRERKTVLYGNIHLNQGDNIRSVNLEVTYHTGDTRMTDFFMLIIENEERPSLPNRPEAFQQDAEATQRILDLEYELQQTRENLQATIEELETTNEEQQATNEELLASNEELQSTNEELHSVNEELYTVNTEYQTKIRQLLELSNDVDNLLRSSEIGVIFLDRELRIRKFTPAATTAINLLETDVERPIQHITHNMNCPNLLELLQRVVETERPIEQEVKLNNTDVNLLMRLYPYLRDDGQTDGVVITFVNINEIKQVQEALQRRTEELEKLYNTNPVGLVLHDEELRFVRINEAMAEINGLSANAHIGKQLREVLPDLANRVEPILYQVLATGKSIRNVEISGFTHSQPNIQRHWIASYYPVNQLDGGKAVSSVVVEVTELKQAQMALLQSEERLRALMNSSQTILFSCQPIGDYRATFISDNVQLILGYSPEVFLDETGFWYDYIHPEDRNRVLAGLNRLEFDNTYSLEYRLHCANGDYRWFFAQLRLIRDQESEPLECVGYLVDISDRKAAEKILEQQVQRERLLKQITDEIRQSLEPQKIFETSANRIGEAFGVDRCFLHTYELEPTEHLPIVAEYLSGDIASLQGVLGPIAGNPQIHQILQQDTAIIIDNVFTDPLVSSSIETSQKIGLKSILAIRTSYQGKANGLICLHQCNYQRHWITEDIALLEAVAAQVGIAIAHAKLLQQAEQRQIELAQQNLALEAATEKAQAASRTKSEFLANMSHEIRTPMNAILGFSELLQNLVSDDLAQSYLQAIQTNGRTLLTLINDILDLSKVEAGKLKLNYESVNLPSLLQDIQQMFLQRAKEKGLFLNLQVDEFIPGAIYIDEVRLRQIFVNVVGNAIKFTEKGGITIRVHSRTNPNIPNHAHLEIAVSDTGIGISPRDQILIFDAFRQSQGQSNRKYGGTGLGLTISRRLTQMMGGTVEVTSELEQGSTFTLIFPEITVTQTTASSPSFTPENHDLSQFPALKILIVDDVQSNRDLLQAYFNATAHQIIMADNGAIALKLAIEHHPDLILLDLVMPQMDGITVLQALKQNPSTADICVIIVTASIQEQDFEELQPLAQGFLRKPVSRQDLFSELQRLFPAQLLVDLKSTSQTQTIISAMPPQSLEKLPELIKLLQQEEASVWKTLHQTLLIDQLRAFALRLQNWGEQYKCPDLIEYANTLKTQIDTFDLAHLADTAANFPQISKKLQKLLP, from the coding sequence GTGTCTGAAGAGACTAAGACCCATTGCTTCGTAGTTGGCATTGGGGCTTCTGCGGGAGGACTACGAGCATTAGAAGAATTTTTTGATAATATGCCCGCAGATAGTGGGGCGGCCTTTGTTGTGGTGCAGCACCTATCTCCAGACTTTAAAAGTTTAATGAAAGAACTGCTAGAACGTCGGACTCGCATGATAGTGAAGCGGGTACAGAGCGGAATGCAGATTGAACCGAATATAGTATATTTAATTACTCCTCAGAATAATTTAGTTGTTAATGATGGGATTTTAGAGTTAATTCAGCAAAGTGAACCGCCTCGACAGCAACCGAATTTCCCCATTGATATTTTTCTCGATTCCCTATCTAGAGATAAGGGAGAACAAGCAATGGCTGTGATTCTTTCAGGGACGGGAAGTGATGGGACAAGGGGAATACAAAGCATTAGTGAGTCCGGTGGGTTAACCTTTGTCCAGTCACCGGGAACAGCGGAATTTGATGGAATGCCCCAAAGTGCGATCGCTACAGGTATTGTAGATCAAGTGCTACCACCAGCAGAAATGGCGCGGACGATTTATGAAATCATCCAAATGCAGCGTCAAGGTGCGACACAAGGGGAATCCCTCCTTCCAGAACTAGAGTCAGAAAAACTCCGTGCCATTATTCAAATTCTTAATCAATACGAAAAGCTCGATTTTTCCTATTATAAACCCAGCACCCTCAGCCGTCGCATTTACCGCCGTTGTTCCCTGAGTGGGCATAATCTCTTAGATGAATACGTAGAATATTTAAGAACCTCCAGCGAAGAACGGGCGCTGCTGCGAGATGACTTAATGATTGGGGTGACAAGGTTTTTCCGGGATTCAGCCGCCTGGGAATACTTAGATAAAGAAGTATTACCGGAATTAATTAGCCCCTTGGAAAATGGTCAACAGTTAAGAGTGTGGGTGACAGCTTGTGCTACCGGGGAAGAAGCCTATTCAATGGCGATTTTGATGGATGAGGTCATCAACCGCTTAGGTAAACAACTGAGTGTGAAAATTTTCGCCACAGACATAGATGCAGCCGCTTTAAGTAAAGCCGCAGAGGGTATATATCCGGAAAGTATTAGTATTGATGTTTCTCGTAAACGGTTAGAAAAATATTTTACCTTCCGTAACCGGAATTTCCATGTGTCGCGGGCGTTGCGGGAAATGATTATTTTTGCTCCCCACAATTTGGCGAAAAATGCCGGATTTACGCGAATGCACCTGATTAGCTGCCGCAATGTCCTGATATATATGCAGCCAGTTTTGCAGCAACACGTGATGCGAATGTTGCATTTTTCCTTAATGCACAAGGGTATTTTGTTGTTGGGTGCAGCGGAAACACCAGGGGAATTAATTGAAGAATTTAGTCCCCTGTATGAGAAATTTAAAATTTATCAAAAGCGGCGAAATGTGCGTTTACCGATTCTGAATCAAAATTTAGAATATATAACTCCCGTTGTCGCTCGTCCTAGTCAAACCAGACGGGGGACGGTACAATTTGATCCGGCTTTGAGTGCGGCTTTTAGTGCTTTTGTGCGTCGCCGACAATGTACCTGTTTGTTAGTTAATGATGATTTAGAACTGTTCCACGTCGTTACTGATATGGTACAGATTATGCAAGTCCCAGAAGGACAAATGACCAGAGTGATCGCCGATTTAGTCCCAACTACCCTAAAATTACCGATTAATACTGCCCTACATCGTGCCAAACGAGAACGAAAAACCGTTCTTTACGGTAATATTCACTTAAATCAGGGCGATAATATTCGCAGTGTCAATTTGGAAGTTACCTATCATACGGGAGATACCCGCATGACAGACTTCTTCATGTTAATCATTGAAAATGAAGAACGTCCTTCTTTACCCAACCGTCCCGAAGCTTTTCAACAGGACGCGGAAGCAACTCAACGCATTCTCGATTTAGAATATGAATTACAGCAAACCAGAGAAAACCTCCAAGCCACAATTGAAGAATTAGAAACTACTAACGAAGAACAACAAGCCACTAACGAAGAACTACTGGCTTCTAATGAAGAGTTGCAAAGTACCAACGAAGAACTACATTCCGTTAACGAAGAACTATATACAGTTAATACAGAATATCAAACAAAAATTCGTCAATTATTAGAATTGTCCAACGACGTGGATAATTTGCTCAGAAGTAGTGAAATTGGCGTAATTTTCCTAGATAGAGAATTGCGAATTCGGAAATTTACTCCCGCAGCCACAACCGCTATTAACCTCTTAGAAACTGATGTTGAACGCCCAATTCAGCACATTACTCATAATATGAATTGTCCCAATCTGCTGGAATTATTACAGCGGGTAGTGGAAACAGAACGCCCCATTGAACAAGAGGTAAAATTAAATAATACGGATGTTAATTTGTTAATGCGTTTATATCCATACCTTAGAGATGATGGACAAACGGATGGGGTAGTCATTACTTTTGTCAATATTAATGAAATTAAGCAAGTCCAGGAAGCTCTACAACGCCGGACGGAGGAATTAGAAAAACTGTATAATACAAATCCGGTGGGGTTGGTACTCCATGACGAAGAATTACGCTTTGTGCGAATTAACGAAGCAATGGCGGAAATTAATGGTTTATCAGCTAATGCACATATTGGTAAACAACTCCGAGAAGTATTACCAGATTTAGCAAATCGAGTTGAACCGATTTTATATCAGGTATTAGCAACAGGAAAATCAATTCGCAATGTAGAAATTTCTGGGTTTACACATTCCCAACCAAATATCCAAAGACATTGGATTGCTAGTTATTATCCCGTTAATCAACTTGATGGTGGTAAGGCTGTCAGTTCGGTAGTTGTGGAAGTTACCGAACTCAAACAAGCACAAATGGCTTTGTTGCAAAGTGAAGAACGATTACGAGCTTTGATGAATTCCAGCCAAACCATTTTATTTAGTTGTCAACCCATTGGAGATTATCGAGCTACCTTTATTAGTGATAACGTGCAGCTGATTCTCGGTTATTCTCCAGAAGTGTTTTTAGATGAAACTGGTTTTTGGTACGATTATATCCATCCCGAAGATAGAAATCGGGTGTTAGCAGGATTAAATAGGTTGGAATTTGATAATACCTATTCCTTAGAATATCGGTTACACTGCGCTAATGGTGACTATCGCTGGTTTTTTGCTCAGTTGCGGTTAATTAGAGATCAAGAAAGTGAGCCGTTAGAGTGTGTAGGCTATTTAGTTGATATTAGCGATCGCAAAGCTGCTGAAAAGATTCTTGAACAACAGGTACAACGGGAACGACTATTAAAACAAATCACCGACGAAATTCGCCAAAGTCTCGAACCCCAAAAAATCTTTGAAACCTCCGCAAACCGCATTGGTGAAGCCTTTGGAGTAGATCGTTGTTTCCTGCATACTTACGAACTTGAACCAACGGAACATCTACCAATAGTAGCAGAATACTTGAGCGGTGATATTGCTTCCCTTCAAGGAGTCCTAGGACCTATTGCCGGTAATCCCCAAATTCATCAAATCCTTCAGCAAGATACAGCGATTATTATAGATAATGTATTTACTGATCCACTGGTATCATCCAGCATAGAAACTTCTCAAAAAATTGGTCTAAAATCAATATTGGCAATTCGCACATCCTATCAAGGAAAAGCCAACGGGCTGATTTGTTTACATCAGTGTAATTACCAACGTCATTGGATTACTGAAGACATTGCCCTGTTAGAAGCCGTAGCTGCTCAAGTGGGAATTGCGATCGCTCATGCTAAACTTCTACAACAAGCCGAACAGCGACAAATAGAACTCGCTCAACAAAACCTAGCCCTAGAAGCAGCCACCGAAAAAGCTCAAGCCGCTAGTCGCACCAAAAGTGAATTTCTGGCCAACATGAGCCATGAAATTCGCACACCCATGAACGCTATTTTAGGATTCTCCGAACTATTACAAAATCTCGTCAGTGATGATTTAGCCCAAAGTTATCTCCAAGCCATTCAAACCAATGGCCGCACCCTACTAACCCTAATTAACGATATCCTGGACTTATCGAAAGTTGAAGCTGGGAAACTCAAACTCAACTACGAATCTGTCAATCTTCCCTCACTGCTGCAAGACATTCAACAAATGTTTTTGCAAAGAGCCAAAGAAAAAGGATTATTTTTAAATCTGCAAGTTGATGAATTCATTCCCGGAGCAATATATATTGATGAAGTCAGGTTGCGACAAATTTTCGTAAATGTTGTTGGTAATGCGATTAAATTTACCGAAAAAGGTGGTATTACCATCCGTGTCCATAGCCGCACTAACCCTAATATTCCCAATCATGCCCACTTAGAAATTGCCGTTTCTGATACAGGGATTGGGATTTCTCCCCGTGATCAAATTTTGATTTTTGATGCTTTTCGTCAAAGTCAAGGACAAAGTAATCGCAAGTACGGCGGAACCGGGCTAGGATTAACTATTAGCCGCCGTCTAACCCAAATGATGGGTGGTACTGTTGAGGTAACAAGTGAGTTGGAACAGGGTAGCACCTTCACCTTAATATTTCCCGAAATTACAGTCACTCAAACTACAGCAAGTTCACCATCATTCACCCCAGAAAATCATGATTTAAGTCAATTTCCGGCTCTGAAAATTCTCATTGTTGATGACGTACAATCTAACCGAGATTTACTCCAGGCCTATTTTAATGCTACTGCTCACCAAATTATCATGGCAGACAATGGAGCGATCGCTCTTAAATTAGCCATTGAACATCATCCTGACCTGATATTACTAGATTTGGTCATGCCGCAAATGGATGGAATCACCGTTTTGCAAGCCCTGAAGCAAAATCCCTCCACAGCGGATATTTGTGTGATCATCGTCACAGCTTCCATTCAAGAACAGGACTTTGAAGAATTACAACCCTTAGCTCAAGGATTTCTCCGCAAACCAGTTAGTCGTCAGGATCTTTTTAGTGAGTTGCAACGTTTATTCCCCGCGCAGTTATTGGTAGACTTAAAATCTACCTCCCAAACACAAACCATCATTTCCGCAATGCCGCCCCAGTCCTTAGAAAAGTTACCAGAACTGATAAAATTATTACAACAGGAAGAAGCATCTGTCTGGAAAACCTTACACCAAACCCTGCTAATTGACCAATTACGAGCTTTTGCGCTGCGATTGCAAAATTGGGGAGAACAGTATAAATGTCCTGATTTGATAGAATACGCTAATACGCTAAAAACCCAAATTGATACCTTTGATTTGGCTCATTTGGCTGACACCGCTGCTAATTTCCCACAAATTAGCAAAAAGTTACAAAAATTGCTACCCTAA
- a CDS encoding Uma2 family endonuclease, whose product MVITQTSPPSIAQDITTTHFTPDEYRVMEETAVEKHEYRNGEIIAMAGGSEVHSRLTVNITTLLNLALRDTNFQTYNGDLRIWISEFNHGTYADVLVINGEPEFNGDACGERSYRTDEILNPLVIVEVLSPSTEGYDRGEKFRKYRSLPSFCEYLLVSQTEPYIEQYHKLDDNSDREALLQAVRWQWQVYDHIDQSILVHSLNVEVPLGEVYRRINF is encoded by the coding sequence GTGGTTATTACTCAAACCAGTCCCCCCAGTATTGCCCAGGATATAACAACAACTCACTTCACTCCAGATGAGTATCGGGTAATGGAGGAAACCGCCGTAGAAAAACATGAATATCGTAACGGGGAAATTATTGCAATGGCTGGAGGTTCAGAAGTTCATAGTCGTCTTACCGTCAATATTACTACTTTACTTAATTTAGCTCTCAGAGATACTAATTTTCAAACTTATAATGGGGACTTAAGAATCTGGATTTCTGAGTTTAATCATGGTACTTATGCTGATGTTCTTGTAATTAATGGTGAACCAGAGTTTAATGGCGATGCCTGCGGCGAGCGAAGCTATCGCACCGATGAAATTCTCAATCCTCTAGTAATTGTAGAAGTTTTATCACCCTCTACTGAAGGTTATGATAGGGGTGAAAAATTTAGAAAATATCGCTCCCTTCCTAGCTTTTGTGAATATCTACTAGTTAGCCAAACTGAACCCTATATTGAGCAGTATCACAAACTTGATGATAATAGCGATAGGGAAGCGCTGCTGCAAGCAGTTCGCTGGCAATGGCAAGTTTATGATCATATTGATCAGTCTATATTAGTACATAGTTTAAATGTAGAAGTTCC